CAAAACCGCACACAACTTTTCTGTCACCAGTTTAAAATGGTTGCCCACTTCACTCGGGTTGTTACAGAGCGAAGAACGGCTTCACATTTACCTCTGCTCCACAAGCACACAATTTAACACTTTGTTCTTCCACTGTTTGCACACATCTGTTTCTCCGTTTCGATGAAGATGTCCGTCAACGAACCAAAACCTTTTTGGGTGAGTTGAGATTGAAACGAGCGTACTGGTGTTCAGCGCCCGCAGTGCAGCAAAGGTTGTAAGCGAATACGCGCTGAAACAAAACGATTTAAATAAAGCGAATGAATGTTTATTCATTTCACGACCCTCCacagccgtcgtcgtcgtcgtcgtcgggggGGATTCGTATTTTGAGCCGGTCGTGCGGATCCCATAGTTCAGTATGGACGAACAGGTTTCCCATAGTGCAGCGCCACTGCCCAAAGAGCATTCGAAGATGGGTTCCAATTCGAActtagaatttaaaaaaaaaccgttatcACTCTGAGCGCTGGCATTCTGCGGAGAGCACAGTACACTATATGAGAGCAAATAGAGCGTTTCATTGGCTTACAATCGTTCAGTATCTTTCTGATCCTCTGACAATTAACGCCGTTTCTGCAATAtgcgttctctctctctctctctctctctctctctctctctctctctttctttccacTGCTATGCTTTCTACTGATAGTTGCTGAGAGAACAATCGCAGGAAAGGAGAGTGAAAAAAGCCGTGGATTTAAAACGATCCACGCAGCGCCTAAAGTGTTAGCACTACAAAATATTGCATGTTCTCTTTTGTAAAATTAAGCACgatcggattttttttttcacaattgCTTACACTCATATGAGTAGATGTCATGCCTTGAATCTATTTATTCTAAATATTTTTCACGCAACGACCTACACGAGGCACGAGCTTTTAGAAGAATTTTTAAATCGGACGAGTCTAATATCGTCACACGGCATTGTCTACTAACgcataaaattgttttaaaaataaaaaggttTGTGTTTTTAGCAATCCAGGCTGTTACAAAGAAATTAAACAATGAAGAAggctttaaaacatttttttaggGGTAGCATcctttttattacttttttaacTACATTAACCGtatcacaaaacaaaatgctaAGTTTAACGTAGTCTCAATCAATAAAACAtgatattttttaacattttgcaGATagctgttttgtgtttttaagctaaaaatgattaaaaaaattctACTGCATTGAACGACAAGTTATGCATTTTACCATGTTTGTCATATAAGCCGAATGATtatgttgttgattttttacaatttagctattattattttctgtattttttttttaacaaaaatggttAGCGGAATAATTTGTGAATGCGATTTTCATATCAACTCAAAAGCCAACATGTCCAGTAAAAATACTTCAATCTCGGCGATCGACAAACTTTATGATTGAAAGAGGCCAAAAGAttacaaaaatattccaaGTGAAGCGCCCAATAGATGAACCGAGAGTGCAAATGTGTGAAAGTTATATGAAATATATTAAACGTTAGGATGAGCCATCTCTAAATCAAAGAGCCGCATGTGGCTCGCGAGCCGTACTTTGTCGATCGCCGTTCTATCCTTACTCATCAGACTATTGTTCATTCTGAAAATATTGCATAGGTGATTAAGGGCCACCGGATATCTAGTTCGTACTGTATATTCTGTCATGATGcaatattttgctttaaatttaaatattttagtaTGTTTGTCTGTATTTTATTCTTAGAGTAAAACGGTgtgaaaaacataattatttattatattttttctgtCACAGAAAGGGTAGAACATTTGCCCATAGTTGATGCACAACAGATCGAGCAGGAAGGAAGCTTAAGTTGAAAGAGAACGCTAAAACatgaaagagagaagagataCGTGAAAACATCGCTTAGTTAGGAAGACTCGATTGACCGTGCCCATACGAAAAATCCAAATAATCTTGGCTAAAGGCACCTATACACTGTTGGACTCACACGATCGTTGCTTTCATAAATGTCGTTATAAATATGGTAATCCGTTGGAATATTTTTCATCGCACATTCACATTTTACTAACGTCTTCCACGAGCAGTACTGTGAGTATTATTTGTGAATGTGATTGCTATTAAGGCTTACGTTACCACGACATGGCGCACTCGCAATagaaaacaattaatacaaataaatcgaaaaagctaaaataaagaaacacatCGCACATAATTGATTTGACCATGCATGTGGGCCGtgcttatattaaaaaaaaaacaactctctCTATCAAAACTCGGTCAAACAACATCTGTACtacacgaaacaaaaaaaaaactaaacatcaCTACAGATAAGCAGCATGAGAATTAACCATAAGGTTATCTGCGTGAAATACCTCGAAGCGCATAGTAGATAAGCGCCTTTGTACCTTCCGCATTCTCTGATATTAAGCACGAACTGCCCCAAAGGTGCTCCATAGCATGAGgctttcccccttttttcctgcctgtcatcgtcatcgtggTTCCGATCGGTGCGATAGTGCAAAATCACGATGACCTTCCGTGGGCATGTCTCACATCAAGCAGCCCGTTACAGCTGTCCATTTTGGGTGGTATTTGCTTTTGGCGCCTATCAGCTAGAGGTTTCCCCGAACATGTCATAATCAGTCAtatagttttttgttgttgttgttgttggttacGTTCATGGACAACCGCATCTATTACAATGTTGTGTGCACTGATGTACAGTGAAATGCAATAATGCTAGTGATTTGCCGAATATCTCATAgaattgtttaaatattaCAGTTTTTACATTAAGTCTTTTTCCTATCTACATCTATCTGCCAAGGCAAACATATATAATTCTAAAATCTATCGATAAGACAGGATGCATGCGATGTGAGCAAGTATTCATCACAGTGATTGTAGAGATCAGCATTCCACAAAGGTTGACAATTGATTGACGTACGATATCTGCACAACTTTGCTTCTGTGTAGTAAGAAGACCTGGTATCTTTCAAGTTCAAGGGAATATTTACATCCCTTTGTAAAATGCTGTTCCTACTACGTATTCTATGCCAGGTACTCTAAttaacttttaattaaattatctaCAAGATAATCGAATTATAATCGTCTTAAAACCTCGTAAGGCAGCTGCATACTGTAATAAACTATTAATAACATAATTTCTTCTGATCTCAATTAATTCCACATAAAAGATGTTCAATGCATTCTAAAGCTATTCGCTAATACCGATTTATACGCTGTTAAACGATCGTCGTATGGATTCACACGCCCTCAGATATTGCGAAATAGGTGTCATTCTACTGCCAGATGTTCACCTTCATTCATTTGCACAGCAAGCTTGTTAGTCACACTTCCGATCTTCCTCAGAATGCTATCACAAAATTGAAACCGAAAATCACCGTTCACGtcacacacaccgcacagtCCACATCCTGTTTGCACAACCGGCTTCCCAAATACCCCACCGACATGTTAAAACGTGTCCCATAAAACATGTGCTCGGCAACGTCACACTGGCGCAATGCGAGAGGCCCGAGAGGGGGCAGATCGCCTTCTCTTTGTGCGGATGCCGCCCCGATGACGCCGGAAGCATGCGACGTCATTACCCAAGCCGAACGCGGCTGCCGCGGCTACTCGTCTGCCGGCCAAAGCAGGTCCCTTAGCAACACCGCTGCCAAAATGATCCTCCGCCAAAGGCCATCATCTCTGCGCAAGTGAGTTGATCACCGAGGCGTAGCTTCTACGTGGTGTTCTTCCCATCTTCGACCAGAAGTCGTCGACCGTCACCGGCCCGTTTGCCCGGTTGATCATAGCAAGTGGTCTCTGTCAAATTGTGTCAATGGCAGCTACGAACTCCAAACAGTCAGACAAGGTCCAACGATCGCCGGCGGACCATCTCGCCTTCTCTTTCATTGCGATCTTCGATCTTGCGCTGGTCGCGTGCGGTCAGCTGTTGCGAATTCGTTAGCCGTCCGACGGTTACCGTCGGCAAAGGACCACAGCATTACTCATCACCATCGTCATCAGCTGTAGCCGGGCTGAATCGGGCAGCCGGACACGCCTCGGCGTGCCGCGAACATTCCATTCCGTTGCGGGTCCCATCATCGTAACGATCGCCATTCTTCACATCTCGTTCGCTTGCGGCCGGGAGCCGCTGGCGCTGGCGGCCGCGATAAGATCCGCGTGGCCGAATACACGAAAAAACTTGTAAATGGTTTCGAAGAATtctatttaccttttttttgttgctgtgtgtttgaggGTATGTTTCGCACGTTGAACTGCTTATCCCCGTGTTGTGCGAACGTGCGAACGTGCCTCGATGGGGCTCGAGCATGCGCCTGGTCGTTGGTATGgttttttcccccccccccccacttgGTCGATTGTTGGACAGAGGAAGTTGGGGCTGGTTGCGAATTTCTCGTTCAAACATGTTTTCTGCTGTCTCATCATGAGAAATCGTTCAGCATTGAACATGACCATGCGGACTACCTGCGCTCCACTTTCTTTCGCCGCACCGGTGGGTAGGCTAGCAACGGACCAGCCGTATTGCATCAGATTGCAAAGGTATCACGTGAGAAAACGCTGCACCATGGCACATGCTCGCCAGCTTGCGGAAATGCCACAAAATCCTGAGCCGGTTTGGTGGTTGGTGGAAGGAATGCCTTCAATGCTGCCGTTTGGGGCAGGGTTAGCGGCGTTCGATCGTTTTTAGCCAGAGACGTGGTGATCCTCACGTAGACAGGAACGATCAACCCTTTGGGGTTTGATTTTAAATAAGCTTGTATTGTTtcattagcatttttttaaattatgtcGAGAACACTTTATAACAATACCTCACAACCGTTTCAGGTTTACTACgattattataattaaaagcgaaaaaaatacAGATGTTAACATTAAATTTGTTTGTCACTGTAAGGTTGCTCGTGCTCACGTGAAGATCGTGCTTTTTTGCATTGGATTTGcctcttcttttttgtaaCCAAATTCCTTTTTGCTCAAATATTCAGACAGTTTCCTGTCTGCCTTCGATACGTTTCCAAAGAAATTTTGATTTCAATGAAATCCATTCTGCAGCGCAAACAGTCAGGAACAAAAATCACCTCTCATCATGGTATCAATTACACAATTACCAGTAATCGCGGAATTGTTCCGCGTAAACTTACTACAATTACTTAATCCCACCCACTGACTAATTGATTGCGGCTTCGGGGGTATTTACACAATACTTTATGCAATGGAGATAATCAAACCACCGTGGACGGAAAATATCCGACGACACCGACGGTACGAATGACATAAGTCAGGAGGTAAGTCACACACACTCCGCCCTCACTGATAACGGAAGCAGTGAATTCCGAAGAAGTGATCAATCGTGGGTATCCCCCAAAACAATCCCTTAAAAGGGCTTACAGGTCTCATTAGCTTTCGCAAAGCTCCGTATGGGCAGTCCCCTGGAGTTATCAATAAACTGACGCAAACTTAAGCCGACGGGGGTGGGAAAGGCCATGCAATTTTATCGATCACGACCGACATTTGTTGGCAAGCTTATTATTAGGTCGCAGACATGCACGTACAGAGAGACACAGATTAAAATGGGTAATTTGATGGgggaaaattttaaaattaatgcacttttttttgttgatgttacCACGTAAAGCACGTCAGAGGGTTGGTGGATTTCCCCATCAAAAGAAAGGCACCATGCGCCATATATCCATCCACCTTTGCAGAGATATTATCAGATATGAGGTGGGGCAAAATTGTGCTCCTAAACCGTGACTAGGCAGTCGGGTCACGAGGACTCCCTTTTCCCAAATGGCAATGTCTAGCCGCGCGGTCAAACATTTCCTTCCGCCGTGCGTCACTGCACAACGACGTCATCGTAGAAAACCCATGACTTCGATAACGAATTGTTAGCTTATCAGTGTGCTATCGTGATGTGATTCTGTGCGGCCTGTGGTGAATACCttgcggcatcatcatcaccatcatcaataCCGGTCGTCTCCGATCAGCCACCCGTCAAATGCTGGAAGGATCGCCCACTTGAGCGCCGTACAATGATAAGACAGTGAAGAGACATCTCTTTGCATCACTATCTAGCTCATCCATCAAAACCCTGGGGGAGTTGGGGTGTGAAATCATGTGCCAAAGTTTCTTATATCTGAGTTGGTGCATTGTTTTCAATTCTCAACTAGGACAGATGCAGCATAGTGGCCACTGTCGAGCGTAATTCTTGTACTGCACGACAACTTTCATCATGTGACCGAGACCCGGGGGAATTTCCGGGTTTCCCCCAGGTACTCAGAAATCGTAGGGGGAATGTCCACCGTCAGGCAATTAGACTGTTGTGACACCTTCACGTGTTGAACCTTTCCCAATCGATCGATGGCATGGTTGTTCCCAGCGCGCGGCGTTGGAATAATTGATCCAGCTTCTGCGCGTCAATCACCAGGGCCAAACCCTGCAGCATAGCATAACAGCGCTAACGACTATTCAAATGCTTGACCTTGTGCACAGAGAGTCTGTCCACGTGCAATTTAATGCTTCTACGATCGTATCCCGCGCAAATAGGCACGATCGTACGCGATGAATTGAAGTGCGAGTAAAAGCGGCAGTAGTAATAATTCGATTGTACTTGACGCCCGTCCAAAGGTTGAGCCGTGTGTTGCATTATCGCCGGACCGAAGATTATAACGCAAAATAAACTGCGCAACATTGTTTGGGACGAGCCGTAGTACTCCGTGTAGTAAAAGCTGGCTGGCCTGGTCTGGCCTGTTCTCTCCAACAATCAGGGAAAGGAATTCCATTCATCTTCTCGATTAACCAGCGCCATCGTTTGCCCGTTTGCCGTGCCGCAAGCCACCCCGCACCGCGTCCCTGTCCTTGCGGCGGCTCGTGATGCAATGGAGTGAAATTGTTGAGCGATGCGAAAAGGGAGTTCCCTGCGTTCTAATCAGTGCGCACAGATCAGTGCCCGCCACTGCAACGTGATCCGAATCAGTCGCGCAATATTTAGGGCTACTCGTGGCATttggtggggggagggggatggGGGGCTGGACCATCACATCAAGTGTCGTGCAGTGGGACGCGTCTCAGAAAAAAGGGTGCGATTCACCACACGAGCGAACGGTGCTATTGATCACGATTCTCTCACGAGACCTCACCGATGAGGATGGCAAAAGGCTGCGAAGGGGCGCACGCGGTCGGTACTcctcaaaaacaaaattgagcTACACATACTTCTCCACGGCTACGATAAGCGCGGGGAGCCAGCGGGGGCCAGCGAAAGACTCCCAAGCAGCCAATCACAGGCCGGGACCGAGAGCGCTCcttcgcacacgcacacacacacatacacacccagcAGGCGAACGAGATAGCGCGAACTACGGGCGGCCCAAGGTGCCCAAGGAGCGCGTGGAAGTAGCTATGGGCGGTATTTTCCGGTTGTGTATAAATAAATAGTACTGCCGGTTACCGTCAACGAGCAACCTCACTTCATTGATAGCATTCGATCGGGACGGTACTCGGCGTCGGTCTTAGGAAAAAGTGTGTCGCGAGCGCCTCGTGGAAAGCAGCAGCGTGTGCCAAAAGGATTCGCAAACCCGTGTGACTCGGTGGACTCAGGTGTGACTCAAGTGTGCAAGTGGACATTGTTTGCAAGAGGAGAAGGAGACATTTTCGCTTTAAAAACGAAGTGCGTTCATTAAGGACATTTTGCAGTTGAAAGATAAAACAGTGCAGAAGAGTACACATTCAGCGATGGAGTTcagaagcagcaaaaaggtATGCATTACCCGTAGAACAAGCAGCAAAGTATTGTATAGATAACTTGATCAAAAGTGACATAGAAAGGAACGAAGAAATACGATCATGTGGGGAGAATAATTAGTAATGAAGATCACTCTGACAGAAAGATCAACAAATTATCAAATAATTTAAAGGGAGATCGGTGATCACGTTTTGACTTGGATTTATTCATGAAAAAGacgttaaacaaattgaaactgaAACTTAAAACAAGCACTAGCGATCGTTCTGGAATGTTCGATCGATGGGATTGGGTGAGATTGCAAAAGTTCCCAGGCAAGATGGTTATCATCTGTCTAGGGAATTCAAGGAATCTTGCTTTGATTAGCTGTTTGtctttttcctcccttttgcTGTTAACCACCAGCAGGTCTTAGTGACTCTAAGCGCAGATGATTAGTAATCAGTGACTTGTTGATCAGTAAATTACAACTGAATGTAGTCGATCAAACCCATAACGACTCAAGACGTCTAGATGTCTTTGGTACAAAAATACCCAGGTAGAAAATATATCTCACGAAACATGTTCACGTGCAAAACCAAACAATTATGCGTGCGTAATTCGCTTATCTACGCGCACGCGAAATAGAAATGCAACGAGTAAGGAGGCTCGTACCTCTGCTAGTCGTCAAAGCTAGACGGGTGGAACGGTGTGTCATCCCATCAGTTTGGCCACCCCACCCGTCTGACGAAAGGTGGTCACGAGCAGCGACGTAACGACCGTCGCTGTGTATTATCGACCCGTAATTCATGATATCGACGAGTGGTTTGACATGAGTCAACCCAATCTGTCCGACATACGACGGTCAgactaagattttttttatcctgCCTCCAGCTCACCTGACAAGCGCAATTGTATGAGCAATTTAACACCTGAGCGCTAATTGCAGCCAGACTGAgtcattattattgttttgccGTTCAAATTTAGCCCAGGCAGGCCTATTGAGCTGAGCCGGGGCGAGGATGGGGCGGTGTCCTTATCAGGGTCAGGCCTGCACCAAAGCCAAAACGAGCGAGATTGATAATTGTATTGCAATGTGATGAAATAGTGTTgcaattcacacacacacacacacacacacacacacacacacacacacacacacacacacacctgcaaCCTCGCTCGATCATGATTACCGGGCCGGGCTGTTTATCGTCGAGTGCTGATCTTCTTCCTTATCAGCGGGCGTGATCTCATCGCGGGCGGCATCCGAGCGCCACCATATCACGTGAGGAGCTCAGCACAGAATGTGTTTAGTTGTTTACCGTGTCACATCACACCGTATCGCCGAGTTGTTTAGAGAAATGGCCTCCGGGCAGGCGCTCGACCCCGTGCCCGGTGACAGTGTCACTAAACGCAACCAATGGCGGTCAACGGCCCGTGGTGGGGCACCCCGAGATGCACTTGGCCGGCACTTGGCGCCCTTGgctgattgattgttttgatcgtTGGATCAGTGTGTCAGCGTGGCCAGCGTCCCGTTATCATGACCGCGTGCCCGACACCACGCCCAAGATGATGATAGTTCCGGATCCGGTCGTTGATAAGCCTCCAATGTcgcattgtgtgtgtatgacgtAGTGTCGCAGCTGGTGCGTTCTACACAATGCCTGGTCCGTCTACCGTCTTTCTTACCCGAGACGTCATGAAACAGATTTCGGCACCGCTTTGGTGCCAAATTGAAAGATTGGGCTTGATCATGGGTGCACCAAATTTAATCCCACGAAGATCACAACAAGCTTCCCCGGTGCCCTTAGCAACTGGTTGGTGGTTGGGGGCATTTTTCGGGATCTTGCTGCGGATCGTCTTCGAGATCACcggagagagtgtgtgtgagtgtgagagaaagaaagaaagagagagagagagagtgatgtAATTTGTGCTCGTTTAGCTTGAACGATAACCTACGGAAGGAGCAAGAAGTGATGTCATGAATAAATCCCGTACCACATCACTCAGCTGATGTGGCTCCGACGCTGGCGTGTGCAAGGTTTGGACAAATCGAGCGAACCCACTCGGAGACAGCGCGTGCGCTCATGTGTTGAGTCTGCGATCCTGCCGGGAATTGTGTTGTTTACCAGCACAACGTGTCGaagaaaaaggggaaaactGTGTCACGGCCTGTCGGTCGCATCGTGCTTATCTGCATGGTGCTCTCTCGGCTAGTGCATCGGGGGGATGCTAGTAGCCATGTCACCAGCGCAAAACATGCCCCACGCGGTGTTGATCACAGTGGATCGCTGTCGTCATGCCGCCGGATTCTTCGCTACTTTTCGCCAACTTCTACTGGGAGTGTCTGTCGGTGGGCCTCCCCCCCATCTTGTTGTGGGTCTAAGATTGGGAATCTCCACCGACCACGAACCGAGCACGATCCGTCTAGCATGGTGACGAACCCCTGTCGATCACACCGGTGACGGATggggaagttttttttaacggCCATCGATCCTCACACCCCTTATCAACCGACGCGGATGTGGGAGTGTTGCAATCACCATCTCGCCATGCTGCACGTTGAGAGACGTGCAAATGTCAGTGCGAGGGTGGTATTTTGAACAGGCCGCCGGGTTCGGTGGGTGGCATTTTGTGCATAGTTCCAGGGTCAAAGAATCCCACCCATCCCCAACAGAtgattcagaatgaaagaTTACCAGCAGCACAAGGAACAAAACCAGCTTATCAAAATGGGTTTGTTGCACGAAAGCAACAAAAGTGACCAACCAtggcgttgttttgtttactcaCAAAGTGACCCCCGAGTTTGACATGCCCGGTGCGATTGGTGTGTGCGTGACACTGGACTTTGGTTCCCACAACCTTCGGACTGATCATCCGCATCGTTGGACGATTTGCATCGTTCTCCATCCCATCCCGTACAAAGACTGatcgtttttttcgttttttctatctctctccccTATAGATGGTGATTTCCCTCCGCGTAGTGTTGGTGCTGGTGTGCCTGGTTAGCCTTATTTCACACGCCTCGGCAAGACCGTCGAGCGTGCGGCACAGCAAACAGCTGCGTCTTATAGATCATCTGCTTCGCAGCAGGGCAGCAGCCGAGAGCAGGAAGGCTCACCATCACAATGCCGACCATCAGCATCGCCGGAGATCGGCAGATTATGAAGATTTCTACGACGCGGATTACAAGCGTGTGCAGCAGTGTTACGAAGACGTAAGTTGTCCCTGCGCAGCACTTCCAGCAAAGATGCAGCTGATTAATGTCTTTGTTTCCACTTTTTCTGGCATCACCAACAGGAGGACATAAACGAGCTTTGCCAGCGCTGCTCGAAGGTGACCAAGTCGTCGCTAGTGTTCCCGATGTGCTGCAACAATGAGGATCACACGATGACGTGGTGCAAAGAGTACGTTTACTATGGGATACAGACGTAACCCGGCGAGATGGATTCAATGGGAAATTCCGGGCATATTTCTCTCGTTCCAAGTTTAGCAGCCACAAGCGCAAAACCTGCACTGTATGACACCCTAGGGGAAAACTTACATCCACGATAGTATTTATTATTGATAGTGTTTGCATCATCTCATCGCCATCGGTTATTTATTCActaggagaagaagaaaaaaagaagcgtaTTGTTCAGCGTTCTTCTCACCTCATCTCGTCTGATATctcatagcaaaaaaaaaaaggaaactgcACGCGTCTGATAAAGTCCTTCAAGCCAGAGCCATCCCCTCCCAATTATTGGAGCTGTGATTGTACATAAGTTATATTGATGTCTTAGTAAATGTGTGTTTCGCACCTAAGGGAAGCAAAAACTGAGGGAGAGAAATTTGAAGGGCGAAGATACTTACCTAGCAGAAGTCACATAGTATTGCAAGAGCAACGGTCACACGTGTTTGGTAGCTAGCTGAGCAAGGCACGCTGTGGGCCACGAATAGTTAGAATAATTGCCTTAAAATAaagctttttttgtatgtgtacaAGCAGAGAGTTCACTAGCGGAAAGGCTAGTGTTCCTAATTGCATCCGAAAAAAGGTTCTTGGTTTCACTAGTCGACGTACGTAATTAGttgatttggttttttgttgatgttactggcaggagaaaaaaaaaaccgttcgtCCTTCATCTGTCTAATTATGATTAATGCCAATCGAATATGGCACACTAATAGATTTCAGTTCCTTACAATTGTAAAAATATTGCTCTAAACTattaaaatgaaagaaaacatttaGAAGCGATTTTTGCAATACCGAACCACGTGGCAAAAGACGACAAATAAACACAATTTTAGCGCGCATTTAAAATCAccgcgagagagcgagagaatgTGGAACAGCAAACGTGCTCTCTTTTCTCGGAAACGTCACCCGTTTGTTTACCTCTGTGACAGCTGTTTCACGAACTGAACCTACTACGCTAAACGCTCAGTTCCGGACCACAAATACAAACCGGAGTGCAAGCTTGCTCACTCGCAGTCTAGGGGATTTTTGTGTTAATTCTTAGttttttgagtttttaaaCGTTGCTGCATTGGGTTCATCATGTCCACCTCGGTCACGTGCATCGCCCCGGTCAACATTGCCATCATAAAATACTGTACGTATAGCCGTTTCGACCCGATCTCGTCTGTCCGGACGGAGCTGCTCATCTTTTTTCTCCTGTACACATTTTTAGGGGGAAAGCGTGACGATGACCTGATTTTGCCGATAAACGATTCCATCAGCGTCACCCTTTCGACGGACCACGTAAGAGAGGCGTTCTGGGATGCTGAATAATGCATGAGCAGTCCCAGCGCTTACCATATCCATGCttattggttttgttgtttatgttcTAGCTACGCACGAAAACAACGATCACTGCCGGGCCCGAGATCAGCAAGAATGTGCTGCGCCTGAATGGTGTTGAGGAGTCGTTCGAAAATCCACGCATTCAACGATGCCTTCAGGAGGGTAAGGGGCCTTTACCTTTTGTTTTCTGTGACCTTTTTAACAACacacttttgttgttgtagtgaAACGGATCGCCAAAGCGTCCGGAAAGTGTTCGAAGCCGGAGATGCTGGAGTGGAACGTGCACGTCGAATCGGAGAACAACTTCCCGACAGCGGCAGGGCTAGCGTCAAGTGCGGCCGGGTATGCTTGTTTCGGTCAGTTGGGAGTCTCTTTCGTCGTagttttttcttgctttcttcatgcaaatgttttcttttccccttGCAGTGTACACGCTGGCCACGCTGTACGGCGTCGAGGGCGAAGAGTTGAGTGGAATAGCACGCATGGGAAGTGGGTCCGCCTGTCGCAGCCTTCATTCGGGGTACGTACAGTGGGCGCGCGGGGAACGCGCCGACGGCTCCGACTCGCTGGCAATCCAGCTGGCACCGGCCTCGGCCTGGCCGGATATGCATGTACTGATACTGGTGGTTAGTGATCGCAAGAAAGCTACCGCTTCCACGCACGGTATGGCGACCAGCGTAAAAACCTCGGACTTGTTGAAGCATCGTGCTTCCGTGTGCGTCCCAGAGCGTGTAAAGTTGGTGCAAAAGGTAGAGTGGCAAAGTTGCTTTACTTGTTAACTTC
This is a stretch of genomic DNA from Anopheles merus strain MAF chromosome 2R, AmerM5.1, whole genome shotgun sequence. It encodes these proteins:
- the LOC121590090 gene encoding uncharacterized protein LOC121590090 → MEFRSSKKMVISLRVVLVLVCLVSLISHASARPSSVRHSKQLRLIDHLLRSRAAAESRKAHHHNADHQHRRRSADYEDFYDADYKRVQQCYEDEDINELCQRCSKVTKSSLVFPMCCNNEDHTMTWCKEYVYYGIQT
- the LOC121588266 gene encoding diphosphomevalonate decarboxylase; the encoded protein is MSTSVTCIAPVNIAIIKYWGKRDDDLILPINDSISVTLSTDHLRTKTTITAGPEISKNVLRLNGVEESFENPRIQRCLQEVKRIAKASGKCSKPEMLEWNVHVESENNFPTAAGLASSAAGYACFVYTLATLYGVEGEELSGIARMGSGSACRSLHSGYVQWARGERADGSDSLAIQLAPASAWPDMHVLILVVSDRKKATASTHGMATSVKTSDLLKHRASVCVPERVKLVQKAIAEKDFDTFGRIAMKDSNQFHAICLDTYPPCFYLNDVSRSIIRMVDQINNLAEPNLAPVKVAYSFDAGPNACLFLLEKDVAEVSAIVRRVFPFTGSSAEEYYKGIPNDEAAMAAIPSTVLDSFVPEEPNLLRYIIHTKVGEGPKRVD